The following are encoded together in the Arcticibacterium luteifluviistationis genome:
- a CDS encoding response regulator transcription factor, with product MNILLIEDDILLLKTVEYKLTKNGFDVETCKNGYDATAYLDANTPDLIVTDIMMPFINGLEIVSYVRNILKRDTPIIMLSCAGLEKTVLEAFELGADDFITKPFSPNELIIRINKNLATRKVIKNT from the coding sequence ATGAATATACTTTTAATTGAAGATGATATATTATTACTAAAAACTGTTGAATACAAACTGACTAAAAACGGCTTTGATGTGGAGACTTGCAAGAATGGATATGACGCCACAGCTTACCTAGATGCTAATACTCCAGATCTAATTGTGACTGATATTATGATGCCGTTTATTAATGGCCTGGAGATAGTAAGTTATGTCAGAAATATATTAAAAAGAGACACTCCCATCATTATGCTAAGCTGTGCGGGCTTAGAAAAAACAGTATTAGAGGCATTTGAATTAGGTGCCGACGACTTTATCACCAAACCTTTTAGTCCGAACGAATTAATAATAAGGATTAATAAAAATTTGGCTACAAGAAAAGTTATTAAGAATACGTAG
- a CDS encoding LTA synthase family protein, with translation MEKIISKFNLKYPIQVSFTLSFLLILNDTLTILLSGSNVSDSSNIFFNILQTIIIDLAIGGIFILALAVPFILIKKISRLFSEIFLLTIGLIILLANLGLNKYFDTTHLSLGSDLFGYSLSDIIMVINTSTDFSIIGLLPFIVFPIVFVLLNHYMVFININRKAIVYSSFLSLVFLFIGKGLDAKIDTNLSYFLSDSLNYKLDNSQLASQTWDEEKAQYPLLHEINFEDDVLGQHLNLNRKKPNIVMVVVEGLGSDFTGDGAEYPGFTPYLDSLTKVSLYWSNFMSNTGRSFGALPSILGSAPFGEKGFLDIDDTPNHLSLISALKQNGYVTNYYEGGNSSFDNKLKYLNNEGIDFVLDDANFGPGYKKFAEEAGGFSWGYPDAEIYRKTLSLMQPSERSRLDVVLTISNHEPFNFPNRNEYQAKVERIKNDSNFSDSKKSIIDQHINVFSSLLYTDASLKEFMESYKNKADYENTIFIITGDHRLIPVPQKDVICRYHVPLIIFSPMQKLAQEFKGVSSHMDITPSIMTMLKNGYQATLPEEVPWLGQSLNPSTIFANDREIPLMQYKGGFKDFVFNDLYLAGDSFFKIEDNLSLSSLKVEKGKTLLKERYNNHRKLNAYVTTKNKIFPGNTNTGNSTKINFTTVQQQVIDEKTKGLNLSPEQIYFIARELAFEKNYEDALTLISYIENKSPLHFDALTLRGRIYGWNGEYEKAQKQLLFVINRAPLYSDAYSAILDLYWWNDKPSLAARLTKKIEENFANDKAFMIQTRVSMARFNSDELKAGLSAEEELLLENEFLSIMEQRNE, from the coding sequence ATGGAAAAAATAATAAGTAAATTCAATCTCAAATACCCGATTCAGGTAAGTTTCACTTTGAGCTTTCTATTAATTCTCAATGACACACTTACTATTTTATTGTCGGGCTCTAATGTTTCTGACAGTTCAAATATCTTTTTCAATATTCTACAAACCATCATCATAGACCTAGCTATTGGGGGAATTTTCATTTTGGCTCTAGCTGTTCCTTTTATTCTTATAAAGAAGATTAGTAGACTGTTTTCCGAAATCTTTCTATTGACGATTGGCCTAATTATTCTACTGGCTAACTTAGGACTAAACAAATATTTTGATACCACGCATTTATCGCTTGGAAGCGATTTGTTTGGTTATTCTCTTTCAGATATTATAATGGTCATTAATACTTCTACAGACTTTAGTATTATAGGTTTGTTGCCATTTATCGTGTTTCCAATCGTTTTTGTTCTCCTTAACCATTATATGGTTTTTATAAATATTAATAGAAAGGCCATAGTATACTCTTCTTTCTTAAGCCTAGTGTTTTTATTCATAGGAAAAGGTTTAGATGCTAAAATAGACACTAATTTGTCTTATTTCCTATCTGACAGTTTGAATTATAAACTAGACAATTCTCAGTTAGCTAGCCAAACTTGGGATGAAGAAAAGGCTCAATATCCATTGTTACATGAAATAAATTTTGAAGATGATGTTCTGGGGCAACATTTAAACTTAAATAGAAAGAAGCCAAACATTGTAATGGTGGTGGTAGAGGGTTTAGGAAGTGACTTTACCGGTGATGGAGCTGAGTACCCTGGTTTTACGCCTTATTTAGATTCATTAACGAAGGTGTCTTTGTACTGGTCAAATTTTATGAGTAATACAGGACGTTCCTTTGGTGCATTGCCTTCTATTCTTGGTTCTGCTCCGTTTGGAGAAAAGGGCTTTTTAGATATTGACGACACACCAAATCATTTGTCTTTAATATCAGCATTAAAGCAAAACGGCTATGTTACTAACTATTACGAAGGTGGTAATTCGAGCTTCGATAATAAGCTGAAATATTTAAATAATGAGGGAATTGATTTTGTGTTAGATGATGCGAATTTTGGTCCGGGCTACAAAAAATTTGCAGAAGAAGCGGGAGGTTTTAGTTGGGGTTACCCAGATGCTGAAATCTATCGAAAAACATTATCATTAATGCAACCTTCTGAGCGATCAAGACTAGATGTAGTATTAACTATTTCGAATCATGAGCCATTTAACTTTCCGAATAGAAACGAATATCAAGCAAAAGTGGAAAGAATCAAAAATGACTCAAACTTTAGCGATTCTAAAAAGAGTATAATTGATCAACATATTAATGTGTTTTCAAGCCTTCTTTATACCGATGCTTCTTTGAAGGAATTCATGGAATCGTATAAAAATAAGGCAGATTATGAGAACACGATATTTATTATTACTGGTGATCATAGGTTGATTCCTGTTCCGCAGAAAGATGTTATTTGTAGGTATCACGTTCCGTTAATTATTTTTAGTCCTATGCAGAAATTGGCTCAAGAGTTTAAGGGAGTCAGTTCACATATGGACATTACTCCAAGTATAATGACCATGCTAAAAAATGGCTATCAGGCTACGCTTCCGGAGGAAGTGCCTTGGCTAGGTCAAAGTCTTAATCCATCCACAATTTTTGCAAATGACCGTGAGATTCCGTTAATGCAATATAAAGGAGGCTTTAAAGATTTCGTATTTAATGATCTCTATCTGGCAGGCGATTCATTCTTTAAGATTGAGGATAATCTAAGCCTAAGCTCCTTAAAAGTAGAAAAAGGCAAAACTCTTTTAAAAGAAAGATATAATAATCATCGTAAGTTAAATGCTTACGTAACTACGAAGAATAAAATATTTCCAGGTAATACCAACACAGGTAATTCTACTAAGATAAATTTCACAACAGTACAGCAACAAGTTATTGATGAAAAAACAAAAGGTCTTAATCTGAGTCCTGAGCAAATCTACTTTATTGCGAGAGAGCTGGCATTTGAAAAGAATTACGAAGACGCCCTTACGTTAATATCATATATTGAAAACAAGAGCCCCTTACATTTTGACGCTTTAACTTTACGAGGAAGGATTTATGGTTGGAATGGGGAATATGAAAAAGCTCAAAAACAATTACTTTTCGTAATCAATAGAGCACCTTTATATTCAGACGCTTACAGTGCTATTTTGGACCTTTACTGGTGGAATGACAAGCCCAGTTTAGCTGCAAGATTAACAAAAAAAATAGAGGAAAATTTTGCTAATGATAAAGCTTTCATGATACAAACCAGAGTTTCAATGGCAAGATTTAATTCGGATGAACTAAAGGCTGGCCTTTCTGCGGAAGAAGAGCTTTTATTAGAAAATGAGTTTCTTTCAATAATGGAGCAAAGAAATGAATAA
- the hemW gene encoding radical SAM family heme chaperone HemW — translation MHLYLHIPFCKQACYYCDFHFSTNSSKSDDMVNAICKEIELQKSFLGTNILETIYFGGGTPSLLSFEQIGQILNKIGQHFSIKPNAEITFECNPDDITIQRLTEWRSLGINRLSIGVQSFDENHLKFLNRSHSAAHSIQCISDAQKAGFDNLSIDLIYAIPSLSNDIWKLDLEKAFSFDVNHISSYCLTIEEKTVFGHRLKEKVMKPIDDDFASNQFDILLEAMSKNDFEQYEISNFAKNTAYAVHNTSYWQGDQYLGIGPSAHSFDTNKRFWNVSNNTKYLKAIATETIPNEFEILTAKDKANEYLMTGLRTKWGVDLGKLNKILPLSSKAFRQTLSRFSKEGLIIDQKGIITLSKAGKLKADYIASELFF, via the coding sequence ATGCACCTATACCTTCACATTCCTTTTTGTAAACAAGCTTGTTATTACTGTGATTTTCACTTTTCTACTAATAGTAGTAAAAGCGATGACATGGTAAACGCTATTTGCAAAGAAATTGAACTACAAAAGAGTTTTTTAGGCACTAATATTTTAGAGACCATCTACTTCGGAGGTGGCACTCCTTCCCTACTTTCTTTTGAACAAATTGGTCAAATTCTTAACAAAATAGGTCAACACTTTAGCATAAAACCGAATGCAGAAATAACCTTTGAGTGCAATCCTGATGATATCACTATTCAAAGATTAACCGAATGGAGAAGCTTAGGAATAAACCGACTCAGCATTGGTGTACAAAGTTTTGATGAAAATCATCTCAAGTTTCTTAATCGATCACATTCTGCTGCACATTCTATCCAGTGTATTTCTGATGCCCAGAAAGCGGGATTTGACAATTTAAGCATAGACCTTATTTACGCAATTCCTTCGCTATCTAATGACATATGGAAGCTTGACCTTGAAAAAGCCTTCTCTTTTGATGTAAATCACATATCCTCGTACTGTCTTACTATTGAAGAAAAGACCGTTTTTGGGCATCGTCTTAAAGAAAAGGTAATGAAGCCTATTGATGACGACTTTGCGTCAAATCAATTTGATATTCTTCTTGAGGCAATGTCGAAAAATGATTTTGAACAATATGAGATTTCTAATTTTGCCAAAAACACCGCTTATGCCGTTCATAACACTTCTTACTGGCAAGGCGACCAATATTTGGGTATAGGACCGTCTGCTCATTCTTTTGATACAAATAAGCGATTTTGGAATGTCTCGAATAACACCAAATATTTAAAAGCTATAGCTACTGAGACTATACCTAATGAATTCGAAATTCTGACAGCAAAAGACAAAGCAAACGAATACCTGATGACAGGCTTACGCACGAAATGGGGCGTTGATTTAGGAAAACTGAACAAGATATTACCATTATCATCAAAGGCCTTTAGACAGACACTGAGCAGGTTTAGCAAGGAAGGTTTGATAATAGATCAGAAAGGAATTATAACCCTCAGTAAAGCCGGCAAATTGAAAGCAGATTACATTGCTTCTGAGTTATTCTTTTAA
- a CDS encoding class I SAM-dependent methyltransferase: protein MSYATTEITSAEIVSDNPVHQRLYFPYEEAAKVISGRVLELGCGWGRGVEKLISASEHYTGLDKNEGLIKALQEKYPEHYFNTADFPNLSEFEDNTFDFVVTFQVIEHIQNDHKFLEEANRVLKPGGKIILTTVNKTYSLSRNPWHVREYHTKELRDLMAKYFKTVDTMGVGGNEKVWEYYEENKVSVNETMKWDVLNLQHRLPAWMLRVPYEFMNRRNREKLMNVTGGLAAEINWDDHFLCVEPDKCIDFYFVGTK, encoded by the coding sequence ATGTCATACGCTACTACAGAAATAACCAGTGCCGAAATAGTATCCGATAATCCGGTACATCAAAGATTGTATTTTCCTTACGAAGAGGCCGCAAAGGTCATTAGCGGGAGGGTTTTGGAATTAGGCTGTGGCTGGGGACGTGGTGTAGAGAAGCTTATATCGGCATCTGAACATTATACAGGTTTAGACAAAAATGAAGGGCTGATTAAAGCACTTCAAGAAAAATACCCTGAGCATTACTTTAATACAGCTGATTTTCCAAATTTATCAGAATTTGAAGATAATACTTTTGACTTTGTAGTCACCTTTCAGGTAATAGAGCATATTCAAAACGACCATAAATTTCTAGAAGAAGCCAACAGAGTGTTGAAACCTGGCGGAAAAATCATACTCACCACGGTAAACAAGACCTACTCTTTAAGCAGAAACCCATGGCATGTTCGTGAGTATCATACTAAGGAATTAAGAGATTTAATGGCAAAATACTTCAAAACTGTTGACACCATGGGTGTAGGTGGAAATGAAAAAGTATGGGAATACTATGAAGAGAATAAGGTTTCAGTCAACGAAACCATGAAATGGGACGTGTTAAATCTTCAGCATAGATTACCGGCATGGATGCTGAGAGTTCCTTATGAATTTATGAATAGAAGAAATAGGGAAAAACTAATGAATGTAACGGGTGGCTTAGCTGCTGAGATTAACTGGGATGATCATTTCTTATGTGTGGAGCCAGATAAATGCATTGACTTTTATTTTGTGGGTACAAAATAA
- a CDS encoding chorismate mutase: MNVKLNTEPLESWIDTGGKPLIIAGPCSAETEEQYLQTAREIAKEGYAHVLRAGVWKPRTRPGSFEGVGEPALPWLQQAKKETGMKTAIEVATPEHIELALKYDVDILWLGARTTVNPFNVQALADALKGVDVPVLIKNPINPDLALWVGAFERIAGAGITKLGAIHRGFSNAQETKYRNSPMWQIAVEFKSIFPNIPMIGDPSHIAGKRSLLAEITQRSMDLNYDGLIIESHRNPDEAWSDASQQLTPAALGEMLKGIDFRNATYGDDFKDQLDALRSRLDNIDRELLEVLASRMAVVEQLGDYKRENNTAVLQLDRWNQVHDSRAKWGKALNLYPETVEELFKLIHMESIRKQTEVMNSETA, encoded by the coding sequence ATGAACGTAAAATTAAACACCGAGCCTCTAGAAAGTTGGATTGACACTGGAGGAAAACCATTAATCATTGCCGGACCTTGTAGTGCAGAAACAGAGGAGCAATATCTTCAAACGGCTAGAGAAATAGCTAAAGAAGGATATGCCCACGTTTTAAGAGCTGGGGTATGGAAACCACGTACACGTCCTGGTTCTTTTGAGGGTGTTGGTGAGCCAGCTTTACCTTGGCTACAACAAGCTAAGAAAGAAACGGGAATGAAGACCGCTATTGAGGTTGCTACTCCAGAGCATATTGAGTTAGCTCTTAAATATGATGTGGATATTTTATGGTTAGGTGCTAGAACTACCGTAAACCCATTTAATGTACAGGCCTTGGCTGATGCTTTAAAAGGAGTGGATGTTCCAGTATTAATCAAAAACCCAATTAACCCTGATTTAGCTTTATGGGTTGGAGCATTTGAGCGTATAGCTGGTGCTGGTATTACTAAATTAGGTGCTATTCACAGAGGTTTTTCTAATGCTCAGGAAACTAAGTATAGAAACTCTCCAATGTGGCAAATAGCGGTAGAGTTTAAGTCTATCTTCCCTAACATCCCTATGATAGGTGACCCAAGTCACATTGCAGGAAAGCGTTCATTACTGGCTGAAATTACACAGCGTTCTATGGACCTTAACTATGATGGTTTAATTATTGAATCTCATAGAAATCCTGACGAGGCGTGGTCTGATGCTTCACAGCAGCTTACTCCAGCAGCTTTGGGTGAAATGCTTAAAGGCATTGACTTCAGAAATGCTACGTATGGCGACGACTTTAAAGATCAATTAGATGCTTTAAGAAGTAGATTAGACAATATTGACAGAGAACTTTTAGAAGTTTTGGCTTCTAGAATGGCGGTAGTAGAGCAATTAGGTGACTACAAAAGAGAAAACAACACTGCAGTACTTCAATTAGACAGATGGAATCAAGTACATGATTCTCGTGCTAAATGGGGTAAGGCGTTGAACTTATATCCTGAAACAGTTGAAGAGCTTTTCAAATTGATTCATATGGAGTCTATTAGAAAACAAACTGAAGTAATGAACTCTGAAACGGCTTAA
- a CDS encoding glycosyltransferase family 2 protein: MNVFLEYLSYFAQRTLFVYAVVLMLSYIVLGYISIKALKKYLLVNKHTNYLELLPSSQVPAISLIAPAYNEGLTIVENIRSLVSLHYSNFEVIIVNDGSKDDTLEKAVKAYEMEPVDYKFTQHIATKKIRQIYRSSLPAFKHLILIDKDNGGKSDALNTGVNVSKSKYVACIDVDCILEQDSLLKLAKPFLDSEKKVIATGGVIRIINSCKIKNGSITEVKVPESWIARMQVLEYLRAFLLGRMAWGKITGLLIISGAFGMFDKGIVIACGGYSTSTVGEDMELLVRMRRYMAERKIPYSVKFIPDPLCWTEAPEDTQILGRQRNRWTRGTLETLWIHRIMFLNPKYGVVGLVSFPYWFFFELLAPIVETLGLLFCVLAGFMGWINWQFFFAISLMVYTFVIMISMMAIFAEEYSYSQYKDKGDIMKLIGSALIEPFVYHPFLVYSALLGYVDKIKGKHTWGEMTRKGLKTA, translated from the coding sequence ATGAATGTCTTTTTAGAATACCTTTCCTATTTTGCCCAAAGGACTCTATTCGTTTATGCGGTAGTGTTAATGCTGTCGTATATTGTACTGGGTTATATCTCTATTAAGGCTCTAAAAAAGTATCTTTTAGTTAATAAACATACTAACTATCTCGAGTTACTTCCTTCGAGTCAGGTTCCTGCAATTTCGCTGATTGCCCCAGCGTATAATGAGGGCTTAACCATTGTTGAGAATATTCGTTCTTTGGTTTCATTACATTACTCTAATTTCGAGGTAATAATAGTTAACGATGGAAGTAAAGATGATACACTTGAAAAAGCGGTTAAAGCCTATGAAATGGAGCCGGTAGATTACAAGTTTACTCAACACATCGCTACAAAAAAAATCAGGCAAATATACCGTTCTAGTTTACCTGCCTTTAAACATCTAATTCTAATTGATAAAGATAACGGCGGAAAATCAGATGCATTAAACACGGGTGTAAATGTATCTAAAAGTAAATATGTGGCCTGTATTGATGTGGATTGCATCCTAGAACAAGATTCCCTTTTGAAGCTAGCTAAACCTTTTCTTGACTCAGAAAAGAAGGTAATAGCCACCGGCGGGGTTATCAGGATTATCAATTCTTGTAAAATTAAGAATGGTTCAATTACCGAAGTAAAAGTACCTGAGTCATGGATAGCCAGAATGCAGGTGTTAGAGTATTTGAGGGCGTTTTTATTGGGTAGAATGGCTTGGGGGAAAATTACAGGTTTACTTATTATTTCCGGTGCTTTTGGCATGTTTGATAAAGGCATAGTGATAGCCTGTGGGGGGTATAGTACTAGCACGGTAGGGGAAGACATGGAATTGCTGGTTAGAATGAGGCGGTATATGGCAGAGCGTAAGATTCCTTACAGTGTTAAATTTATACCTGACCCCTTATGCTGGACAGAAGCTCCTGAAGATACACAGATATTAGGCAGGCAAAGAAACCGTTGGACAAGGGGCACTCTAGAAACCTTATGGATTCACAGAATTATGTTTTTAAATCCAAAATATGGCGTTGTAGGCTTGGTTAGTTTTCCATATTGGTTCTTTTTTGAGCTTCTAGCACCAATTGTTGAAACTTTAGGTCTTCTTTTCTGTGTTTTGGCAGGCTTTATGGGATGGATTAATTGGCAATTCTTTTTTGCCATCTCTTTAATGGTATACACTTTCGTAATAATGATTAGTATGATGGCCATATTCGCAGAAGAATATAGCTATAGTCAGTATAAGGATAAGGGAGATATCATGAAACTAATAGGCAGTGCATTGATAGAACCTTTCGTCTATCACCCATTCTTGGTTTACTCTGCTTTGCTGGGTTATGTCGACAAAATTAAGGGAAAGCATACATGGGGTGAAATGACTAGGAAAGGGCTTAAAACGGCATAA
- a CDS encoding lipoprotein signal peptidase: MKSALKYFLFAILLIIIDHAIKLWMHFEVIPNHFGEIDLIPGFFKLHYITNKGMAFGMELGGDYGKLILTSFRLVAMAVIAWYLAKLSKRGAHQGLLWCLAAILAGAIGNVIDSTFYGVYLNNAPFDASTPWFHGQVIDMFYAYGLDGYWPDWVPVLGGTYNNTPIFNFADACIFCGVVTILLFQKSFIDSRVEGDYEETEEIEVDNSEIVDTLIDK, encoded by the coding sequence ATGAAGTCAGCCTTAAAGTATTTTCTGTTCGCAATTTTATTAATAATAATAGATCATGCCATTAAACTATGGATGCATTTCGAGGTTATTCCAAACCACTTTGGTGAAATTGACCTAATTCCTGGTTTTTTTAAGCTTCATTATATTACTAATAAGGGCATGGCCTTTGGAATGGAGTTAGGAGGGGACTATGGTAAGCTTATTCTTACTTCATTTAGGTTGGTAGCCATGGCGGTTATAGCTTGGTATTTGGCTAAGTTATCAAAAAGAGGAGCTCATCAGGGACTTTTATGGTGTTTAGCCGCTATTCTTGCAGGAGCTATTGGGAATGTAATAGACAGTACATTTTATGGTGTTTATTTAAACAACGCCCCATTTGACGCTAGCACACCTTGGTTTCATGGTCAAGTGATTGACATGTTTTATGCCTATGGTTTAGATGGCTACTGGCCAGACTGGGTTCCTGTATTGGGAGGAACCTATAATAATACACCTATATTTAATTTTGCTGACGCCTGTATTTTTTGTGGCGTAGTAACAATATTATTATTCCAAAAATCTTTTATTGATAGTAGGGTGGAAGGAGATTATGAAGAAACTGAAGAGATAGAAGTTGATAATTCTGAAATAGTAGATACCTTAATTGATAAGTAA
- a CDS encoding HEAT repeat domain-containing protein, with product MNWMSIILLSIEISGIKALAMLYGMSLFLVILSFIFFWIVMSTRKSKEKLRNQKEILVDRCREFISELVFEDDLCKESKQFEHYLLSSNFRSQILLEELINLHKSLKGELAHFLEGYFINKKLYKLSFSKVKSHNDYDVIEGLYELSKLNAKVAIPMVLKIYRRQQESEMKNYFLEFLINQSPKEGIDELIKASTFLSDWFQIKVINILNDNNFIAVPPLSKWLKRGGSHAIFGCKLTAYAKVHSEADELIGLLDSKNDDLKIEALRALVALEAKQNDELLIKNYFNQSDLVQREILLTLTQFESDLNVVFLNKCKVSKASEIRLFARNALNKLSRSKKYLELQQQASLAYSRSNSGLKIGA from the coding sequence ATGAATTGGATGAGTATCATATTATTAAGTATCGAAATCTCGGGTATTAAAGCCTTAGCGATGCTTTACGGTATGAGCTTATTTCTAGTGATTTTGAGCTTTATATTCTTTTGGATAGTGATGTCAACTAGAAAATCAAAAGAAAAGTTAAGAAACCAAAAGGAAATTCTGGTTGACAGATGTCGTGAGTTTATTTCTGAATTGGTTTTTGAGGATGACCTCTGTAAAGAGTCAAAACAGTTTGAGCATTACCTATTGTCTTCTAATTTTAGAAGTCAAATTTTACTAGAAGAATTAATTAACCTTCATAAAAGTCTTAAGGGAGAGTTAGCACATTTTCTGGAAGGTTATTTTATAAATAAGAAGCTTTATAAGCTTAGCTTTTCTAAAGTAAAGAGTCATAATGATTATGATGTAATAGAAGGCTTGTACGAACTGTCTAAGTTAAACGCTAAGGTGGCTATACCAATGGTGCTTAAAATATATAGGAGACAGCAAGAGTCAGAAATGAAGAATTACTTCTTGGAGTTCCTTATTAATCAAAGTCCAAAAGAAGGTATTGATGAACTAATTAAAGCATCCACTTTTTTATCAGACTGGTTTCAAATTAAGGTTATCAATATATTAAATGACAATAACTTTATAGCCGTTCCTCCATTGTCAAAATGGCTAAAAAGAGGTGGTAGTCATGCTATTTTTGGCTGTAAACTTACCGCATATGCTAAGGTACATTCAGAAGCAGACGAGTTAATAGGTCTACTTGATTCAAAGAATGATGACTTAAAAATAGAAGCATTGAGAGCACTTGTAGCTCTGGAAGCAAAACAGAATGATGAATTACTAATTAAAAATTACTTTAATCAGTCAGATTTAGTACAAAGGGAAATTCTATTGACTTTGACTCAGTTTGAATCAGACCTTAATGTTGTTTTTCTAAATAAGTGTAAAGTATCAAAGGCAAGTGAAATTAGACTGTTCGCACGAAATGCTCTCAATAAACTAAGTAGGTCTAAGAAATACTTAGAGTTACAGCAGCAAGCTTCTTTAGCCTATAGTAGGAGCAACAGTGGTTTAAAAATAGGGGCCTAA
- a CDS encoding YaiO family outer membrane beta-barrel protein codes for MNKLIVLLSLLFLSQISMAQEESFDPDEEFAKAREMAFNGKRSEAIETLKKVVAKYPTYGDVRLFLASVYGWEDKYKLAREEYEILLEQDNADRNYWIGYIKNELYSEQAMSALDLARQALILLPNDVDLVLLKARAEKNNNNLSEASETVKEFLKIEPNNVAAKEFLSGLKEDMATNTISISFSGNYFSEIYDPMLYSSLSYSKDTKIGGIVGRLNVNRKFDTYGSQIEIDAYPSITKGLYAYLNVGYSKSTIFPTFRYGAQLYKSLPKSFEVSVGIRSLKYTEYTNIYTGSIGKYFGNSFITFVPYFIPSDEGWSKSGTLTYRSYGANGDQFLAVSVGLGFSPEINRFGLDPLNEPTIDLKSQKLGISKSFKIKNNNNVAGVGVSVSHQESIFDPGQYIWISSLSLSYSLSY; via the coding sequence ATGAATAAGCTAATCGTACTTCTTTCTCTCTTGTTTTTAAGCCAAATATCAATGGCTCAGGAAGAGAGTTTTGACCCTGACGAAGAATTTGCGAAGGCAAGAGAAATGGCCTTTAATGGAAAGAGGAGTGAAGCTATTGAAACCTTGAAAAAAGTAGTTGCTAAGTATCCTACTTATGGCGATGTTAGATTATTCTTAGCATCTGTTTATGGATGGGAAGATAAATATAAGTTAGCCAGAGAAGAATATGAGATTCTGCTAGAACAAGATAATGCTGACAGAAATTACTGGATAGGCTATATAAAGAATGAGCTTTATTCCGAGCAAGCCATGTCGGCTCTTGATTTGGCGAGGCAGGCTTTAATACTTTTACCAAACGACGTAGACTTGGTTTTACTTAAAGCGAGGGCAGAAAAAAACAACAACAATTTAAGCGAAGCTAGCGAGACTGTTAAAGAGTTTTTAAAAATTGAACCTAATAATGTAGCTGCTAAAGAGTTTCTTTCAGGTTTAAAAGAAGACATGGCTACTAACACCATTAGTATTAGTTTCTCAGGAAATTATTTCAGCGAAATTTACGACCCAATGCTTTATTCTAGTCTTTCTTACAGTAAAGACACTAAAATAGGTGGAATAGTAGGTCGTTTAAATGTCAATAGGAAATTTGATACTTATGGTTCTCAAATTGAAATAGACGCCTATCCAAGCATTACAAAAGGGCTTTATGCCTATTTAAATGTAGGTTATTCTAAATCTACAATTTTTCCAACTTTCCGATATGGTGCTCAGCTTTATAAGTCATTACCTAAGAGTTTTGAGGTATCAGTAGGTATAAGAAGTTTAAAATATACCGAGTATACTAATATTTATACGGGTTCCATTGGGAAGTACTTTGGCAACTCATTTATCACTTTTGTACCCTATTTTATACCTTCTGATGAAGGCTGGAGCAAATCAGGAACTTTGACATATAGAAGCTATGGTGCCAATGGCGACCAATTTTTAGCAGTTTCAGTAGGGCTAGGTTTTTCTCCCGAAATCAATCGATTTGGATTAGACCCTTTAAATGAGCCTACGATTGACTTAAAATCTCAAAAATTAGGAATAAGCAAGAGTTTTAAAATTAAGAATAACAATAATGTGGCTGGAGTGGGAGTATCTGTTTCTCATCAAGAGAGTATTTTTGACCCAGGTCAGTATATCTGGATTTCCTCTTTGAGCCTTAGTTACTCATTGAGTTATTAA